GGCCGGGTCCACCATCAATCTGTACAGCCAGATCGGCATGATCCTGCTCATCGGCCTCGTCACCAAGAACTCGATCCTGCTGGTCGAGTACGCCAACCAGCTCAAGGAGCGCGGGCTCGATGCCGCGGCGGCCGTGCGCGAGGCCGGCCGCATCCGGCTCCGGCCCATCCTCATGACCTCGGTCGCAACCATCATGGGCGCCTTGCCCGTGGCGCTCGGCCTGGGCGCGGGGTCGGCCAGCCGGCGCCCGCTGGGTTACGCCATCGTCGGCGGCGTGCTGGTCTCCACGCTGCTCACGCTGTTGCTGGTGCCCGTCGTCTATGTGCTGCTCGACGGCCTGCGCGCGCGGGCGGGCGCCGTCCGGCCCGTCGCCGGCGCGCGGCCGGCCGCCGCGGAGGCGGAGTGAGGGCGATGTTCGCGGCGGCCCTCGTGGGCGGCGCGCTCGCCGCGCCGATCGCAGCTTCGGCTCAGGACTCGATCCCGCAGGTCACCCTGGCCGACGCGCTCCGGCGTGCCACGCGCCTCGACCCCGATTATGTGCGCGCGCTCGGCCAGATCGACAACGCCGAATGGGGGCGCAAGGCGGCCCGGCTCGCGTTCGTAGTGCCGGCGCTCACTGCCGAGCTCGACGCCACGCGCTACTCCACGGAATTCTTCAACATCGGCACCGGCGAGCCGACGGCCTCGTCGGTGAACGCGACGCTCACGGCTCGCTACGAGCTGCTGAGCGTGCGCAAGCTCACCGACCTGCGCGCGACGACGGCCGAGCTCGAGAACGCGCAGTCCACCGGGATGCAGCAGCGGTTCCGCACCGCGTTCCTGGTCGAGTCCGACTTCTACGGCGTGCTGGCCGATCAGGCGCTGCTCACGGTCGCGACGGATCGGGTGCGCCGTGCCGAGGAGCAGCTCGCCGTCGCCCGGGCCCGCGTCATCTCCGGCGCGGCGGTGCAGACCGATTCGCTGCAGCTCGTGCTGGAAGTCACCCGGGCGCGCATCGACCTCACGCGGCAATCGGCCGCGCTCAGGGTGGCGCAGCTTCAGCTCGGCCGCAGGGTGGGGGAGAGCGGCGCGGTGGCGGCCGAAGCGGCTGACACGGTCCCCCCGGCGGAGCTGCCGGTGACGCTGCCGGCTGCCGTGCAGGAGGCGCTCCAGCAGGGGCCGCAGTATCGCGCCGCGCGGGCCAACGAGCGCGCTGCCGCCGCCGTGCTGCGCGGGCGTCGCGGCGAGTACCTGCCGACGCTCACGCTCTCGGGCACGAACACCACGTTCGACACTCGCTTCTTCCCGAAGGCGCGGAACGTTTCGGCGCTCACGCTCACGGTGAGCCTGCCGGTATGGGATCTCGGCGTCCGCGAAGCGGGGATCACGGCTGCCCGGGTCGACCGCGACGTCTCGCGCGCGGTTCGCGAGGACCTGGAGCGCGGGGCGCGCCGCGACGTGACCGAGGCATACGACGCCTACGGTACGGCGCAGGCGACGATCGCGCTCTCGCGCAGCGCCCTCGCAGCGGCGGCCGAAAACTTCCGCGTGCAGGACGCGCGTTACCGCTCCGGCGCCACCACGATCCTGGAGCTGCTCGACGCGCAGATCAGTCTCACCCAGGCGCAGGCCGATCTGGTGCAGGCGAACTACGCCACCCGGCTTGCGCTCGCCGGCCTCGAGGTAATCCTCGGCCGCCGGCTCTTTCCGAGCGGGGGCGCCCAGTGAAGAGAGTACTCGGCGTGGCACTCGCCGCCGCACTCGCGGCGTCTGCGTGCGGCAAGGCGGTGCCTGAGTCCCGCGCGGGCGGCGGTGCGAAAGGCGCTGCTGCCGGGGGCCCCCCCGCGATGCCGGTCGAGATCGCCGTCGCGCGCACCGACACGGTGGTGGACGCCATCGAGGCGTCGGGGCAGATCGAAGCGGTGCAGTCGATCGAGCTCAGGCCGGATGTCGAGGGGCGGCTCGTGGCGATTCTAGTGCGGGAAGGCGCCCAGGTCACCCGGGGGATGCCGCTCTTCAAGGTGGATGACGCGGAGCTCCGCGCGGAGGTGGCGCGGGCCGAGGCCGACCGCGACCTCGCCCGGCAGGCCCTCGCGCGCACCCGCGACCTCATGGCGCAGCGCGCCTCGTCCCAGGCGGATCTCGAACGCGCGGAGGCCACCGCGCGGAGTACGCAAGCCCAGCTCGATCTGCTGACGTTGCGGCTCACCCGGACGACCGTACGCGCCCCGTTCTCCGGCGTCGCGGGCCGGCGGCTCGTGAGCCTCGGCGACTACCTGACGACCGATTCGCGCCTCGTGATGCTCCAGACCTTCGATCCCGAGCGCGCCTCCTTCCAGGTGCCCGAGCGCTATGCCGACCAGCTCCGGATTGGACAGCGCGTCGCGTTCCGGGTGGCCGCGCTGCCGGGACGTGAGTTCAGCGGCGTCGTGGACTTCGTCGATCCGGTGGTGCAGCTGCCGGCCCGCACGATCACGGTGAAGGCGCAAGTGCCGAATCCCAGGCGGGAGCTGCAGGCGGGCATGTTCATCGAGGCGCGCCTCGCAACCGCGGTGCGGCCCGGTGCGGTCGTGATTCCGGAGGACGCGGTGGTCCCGCTCCACGGCTCCACGTTCGTCTGGGTGGCGCGCGGCGGCACGGCGACGCGGCACGAAGTCGAGCTCGGCGTGCGCACGCCCGGGTTCGTCGAAGCGCGGAGCGGCGTCGACGCCGGCGACCAGGTGGTCGTGGGCGGACAGGAACGGCTCTTCGAGGGCGCGCCGGTCGCCGCTCAGGTGGTTCAGCGGGAGGTGGTGACTCCGGCGGACAGCGCTGCGGCGCCGAGCCGGGGCGCTGCCGACAAGGCACCCCGGTAGTGCCTACGCGTAAGCCCGCCGCCAAGCTCGCCCCCGGCGACGGGGCACCCAACTTCACCCTGCCGGCCGACAACGGCTCGATGGTGTCGCTCGCCGATTTCGCCGGGAAGCCGGTGGTGCTCTACTTCTATCCCAAGGACGACACCAGCGGCTGCACCCGCGAGGCCTGCGGATTCCGCGATCATTGGCGCGATGTCCAGCAGCGCGGCGCCGTGGTGCTCGGCGTTTCCCCGGATGGGGTCGCCTCGCACAACAAGTTCAAGCGAAAGTACGAGCTGCCGTTCCCGCTTCTGGCCGACGAGCAACACGACGTGGCGCAGGCGTATGGAGTCTGGGGCGAAAAGTCGATGTACGGCCGGACCTACATGGGCATCCTGCGCACGACGTTCCTGATCGGGCCCGACGGTCGGATCGCCCGCATCTTCGAAAAGGTCAAGCCCGAGGGGCACGCCGCCGAGGTGCTCGCGGCGCTCGGCTGAGCGCGCGCGTGGCGCACGTGCGGCACAAGCTGGCGGCCGTTTGCGCGTGAGGGCATCTTTCAGGATGCCGCGCCGGAGCTCCAACGTTCCCGGCGCGCGATTCCAATATCCCTTT
The sequence above is a segment of the Gemmatimonadales bacterium genome. Coding sequences within it:
- a CDS encoding TolC family protein, with the protein product MFAAALVGGALAAPIAASAQDSIPQVTLADALRRATRLDPDYVRALGQIDNAEWGRKAARLAFVVPALTAELDATRYSTEFFNIGTGEPTASSVNATLTARYELLSVRKLTDLRATTAELENAQSTGMQQRFRTAFLVESDFYGVLADQALLTVATDRVRRAEEQLAVARARVISGAAVQTDSLQLVLEVTRARIDLTRQSAALRVAQLQLGRRVGESGAVAAEAADTVPPAELPVTLPAAVQEALQQGPQYRAARANERAAAAVLRGRRGEYLPTLTLSGTNTTFDTRFFPKARNVSALTLTVSLPVWDLGVREAGITAARVDRDVSRAVREDLERGARRDVTEAYDAYGTAQATIALSRSALAAAAENFRVQDARYRSGATTILELLDAQISLTQAQADLVQANYATRLALAGLEVILGRRLFPSGGAQ
- a CDS encoding efflux RND transporter periplasmic adaptor subunit produces the protein MPVEIAVARTDTVVDAIEASGQIEAVQSIELRPDVEGRLVAILVREGAQVTRGMPLFKVDDAELRAEVARAEADRDLARQALARTRDLMAQRASSQADLERAEATARSTQAQLDLLTLRLTRTTVRAPFSGVAGRRLVSLGDYLTTDSRLVMLQTFDPERASFQVPERYADQLRIGQRVAFRVAALPGREFSGVVDFVDPVVQLPARTITVKAQVPNPRRELQAGMFIEARLATAVRPGAVVIPEDAVVPLHGSTFVWVARGGTATRHEVELGVRTPGFVEARSGVDAGDQVVVGGQERLFEGAPVAAQVVQREVVTPADSAAAPSRGAADKAPR
- the bcp gene encoding thioredoxin-dependent thiol peroxidase; translation: MPTRKPAAKLAPGDGAPNFTLPADNGSMVSLADFAGKPVVLYFYPKDDTSGCTREACGFRDHWRDVQQRGAVVLGVSPDGVASHNKFKRKYELPFPLLADEQHDVAQAYGVWGEKSMYGRTYMGILRTTFLIGPDGRIARIFEKVKPEGHAAEVLAALG